Proteins from a genomic interval of Spea bombifrons isolate aSpeBom1 chromosome 4, aSpeBom1.2.pri, whole genome shotgun sequence:
- the LOC128491638 gene encoding olfactory receptor 6X1-like, with product MDNHTTVTEFLLMGFQNLHGFHIPLFLLLIVLYSVTVTGNLLIIMLVSVTHQLKCPMYFFLSHLSLCDILISSNVGPNTLQVILTGRCPISALGCLIQLYFFGASAVIECCLLTVMSYDRFMAICNPLHYPSIMNVKLPNYLVIWCWTAGFGLSFITEVLVFELRFCGPNIIDHFFCDLAPLLELSCSDTSLVEIQVSINVIVIGISQLFFVVVTYICIFNSILRIATSTGRQKTFSTCSSHLAVVSIYYGTLITLYMAPSRGYSLGLNKAFSLLNTVMTPLFNPIIYSLRNKDIRIAIIKLFTGLFTIKLRR from the coding sequence ATGGACAACCACACCACGGTCACTGAATTTCTTCTGATGGGATTCCAAAATCTCCATGGTTTCCATATCCCACTTTTTCTGCTGCTCATTGTCCTTTATTCCGTAACGGTCACCGGAAATCTTCTGATCATCATGCTCGTATCAGTCACTCACCAGTTAAAGTGtcccatgtatttctttctCAGCCACCTGTCTCTTTGTGATATCTTAATTAGTTCTAATGTTGGCCCCAATACCCTACAAGTGATATTAACAGGTAGGTGTCCCATATCTGCCCTTGGATGCCTCATCCAGCTGTATTTCTTTGGTGCTTCTGCAGTCATCGAATGCTGCTTGCTGACCGTGATGTCCTACGACCGATTTATGGCCATTTGCAACCCATTGCACTATCCGTCCATTATGAATGTCAAGCTCCCAAATTATCTGGTGATTTGGTGTTGGACGGCTGGTTTTGGGTTATCATTTATTACAGAGGTTCTTGTGTTTGAGTTGCGGTTCTGTGGGCCTAATATTATTGACCATTTTTTCTGTGACCTAGCTCCTCTCCTTGAACTTTCATGCTCGGATACATCACTTGTAGAAATCCAGGTATCTATTAATGTGATTGTAATCGGAATTTCACAGCTGTTTTTTGTCGTTGTAACTTACATCTGTATTTTCAATTCTATCCTTCGGATCGCAACCAGCACCGGGAGACAGAAAACCTTCTCCACTTGCAGCTCCCACCTTGCTGTTGTGTCAATATATTATGGAACTCTAATTACTCTTTATATGGCTCCATCAAGAGGATATTCCTTGGGACTCAACAAAGCATTTTCCCTTCTGAACACTGTGATGACTCCTCTGTTCAATCCCATAATATATAGCTTAAGAAACAAGGATATCAGAATAGCTATAATAAAACTTTTCACAGGGCTCTTCACTATAAAACTCAGAAGATGA